Proteins encoded in a region of the Haloglomus salinum genome:
- a CDS encoding MFS transporter, which translates to MAEQAVESGADERRVAAPDGGSVPADAGASGPPDDGAAGSDGSEHSVRTVAIAVTAGVFLGGVATGVAFPTLPLLDRVLGISAVMLGVILAANRIARLVMNTPAGQLIDERGARKPMIAGLFVQGLAPFGYVVGLYTPAVDLATLPVVGTVSAPGLVFVLARAFWGVGSAFVFVGAFAIITGITTRETRGKWTGYMRGGQSLGFPAGLVVGGVLTDVFDVQTAFLTAGTLALLAGVVAFVVLPDVRASAGARVPLRELPGLARSTPGVVPVGIANGTIRFLFGGILLTTAVKYAAELELQVGVLTAAGVSGLVMGGGVVVSSISTVVSGHLSDRVEHRALVTLPAFALLAAGFAALALVPSFLGVAAGVALVGAGTGGSGPALLATLGDLSPTGETGKFGGLYNVFGDIGLSLGPLVAFPAVTAVGYDLTYLACAGLAVGCLLLVNATLLGTETDSDSVPDEESAGNVASDPDTLDPDTLDPDTYDD; encoded by the coding sequence ATGGCTGAACAGGCAGTCGAGTCGGGAGCCGACGAGCGCCGTGTCGCGGCGCCGGATGGCGGTTCCGTGCCGGCGGATGCGGGCGCGAGCGGCCCGCCGGACGACGGAGCAGCCGGCAGCGACGGCTCCGAACACTCCGTTCGGACCGTCGCCATCGCCGTCACCGCGGGTGTCTTCCTCGGCGGCGTCGCCACCGGCGTCGCCTTCCCGACGCTTCCGTTGCTCGACCGCGTGCTGGGCATCTCCGCGGTGATGCTCGGCGTCATCCTCGCGGCCAACCGCATCGCCCGGCTCGTCATGAACACGCCCGCTGGGCAGCTCATCGACGAGCGCGGCGCTCGCAAGCCCATGATAGCCGGCCTGTTCGTCCAGGGCCTCGCTCCCTTCGGCTACGTCGTCGGCCTTTACACGCCGGCCGTCGACCTCGCGACGCTCCCGGTGGTCGGGACCGTCTCGGCGCCGGGGCTCGTCTTCGTCCTCGCCCGGGCCTTCTGGGGCGTCGGCTCGGCGTTCGTCTTCGTCGGCGCGTTCGCCATCATCACCGGCATCACGACCCGGGAGACCCGCGGGAAGTGGACGGGCTACATGCGGGGCGGGCAGTCGCTCGGCTTCCCGGCCGGCCTCGTCGTCGGCGGTGTCCTCACGGACGTGTTCGACGTGCAGACCGCCTTCCTCACCGCGGGGACCCTCGCGCTGCTGGCGGGCGTCGTCGCCTTCGTGGTCCTCCCCGACGTGCGGGCGAGTGCCGGCGCACGCGTGCCACTGCGTGAACTGCCCGGACTCGCGCGCTCGACGCCCGGCGTCGTCCCGGTCGGAATCGCCAACGGGACCATCCGCTTCCTGTTCGGCGGCATCCTCCTGACGACCGCCGTCAAGTACGCTGCCGAACTCGAACTGCAGGTCGGCGTCCTCACGGCGGCCGGCGTCAGCGGCCTCGTCATGGGCGGGGGCGTCGTCGTCTCCTCCATCTCGACGGTCGTGAGCGGTCATCTCTCCGACCGCGTCGAGCACCGGGCGCTGGTGACCTTGCCCGCGTTCGCGCTGCTCGCGGCCGGCTTCGCCGCGCTCGCCCTCGTCCCCTCGTTCCTCGGCGTTGCCGCGGGCGTCGCACTCGTCGGGGCCGGGACGGGCGGCTCCGGCCCGGCGCTGCTCGCCACACTCGGCGACCTCTCCCCGACCGGTGAGACCGGCAAGTTCGGCGGCCTCTACAACGTGTTCGGCGACATCGGCCTCTCGCTCGGCCCGCTCGTCGCGTTCCCCGCCGTCACGGCGGTCGGGTACGACCTCACCTACCTCGCGTGTGCGGGGCTGGCGGTGGGTTGTCTCCTGCTCGTGAACGCGACACTGCTCGGCACGGAAACCGACAGCGACTCGGTTCCCGACGAGGAATCCGCTGGAAACGTCGCGTCGGACCCCGACACGCTCGACCCCGACACGCTCGACCCCGACACCTACGATGACTGA
- a CDS encoding MFS transporter, translating to MFRSVRTQWVLLATAAATRFGGGVLMGTAMAVYVGREGSPLAVSAVATAYFAGLMLASPVWGALADVTGRRRTVLVVTGTLATLAAAPLAAADGVWVPVGLRGLYAVFAAGFAPVALTIASERGGADGRGRSLGTFNSARSGGFAGGQFVAGLLLGAVARPELYLVVAGLSALSTVAAAFLVDPTDAGTETDVDSGDDAPQQTRTELLREVRHRLFPAAGERGHFRVKGLRWLYVALAVRNVTVLGVMALMAPYLVDVVGVAEPVMGALLAVNHGTQVGAMYLLGVAADRIGRKPLIVAGMAGSGGFAVLAATATVPTTGAGLLGVAGPTWLGTGLARVAVAGGALFVLGVSFSAMTTGAVAFIGDVAPAGRESELMGLRSTAKGLGGVVGPTLVGGMATLAGYPAAFAVASTLAFAAAGLAGLALVESRPTGGRTVPADD from the coding sequence GTGTTCCGGTCGGTCCGGACCCAGTGGGTACTGCTCGCCACGGCGGCAGCCACGCGCTTCGGCGGCGGCGTCCTGATGGGGACGGCGATGGCCGTCTACGTTGGGCGCGAGGGGTCGCCGCTCGCCGTGAGCGCCGTTGCCACGGCCTACTTCGCGGGGCTGATGCTCGCCTCGCCGGTCTGGGGCGCGCTCGCGGACGTGACGGGCCGTCGTCGCACGGTGCTGGTGGTCACGGGGACCCTCGCGACCCTCGCCGCCGCACCGCTGGCCGCCGCCGACGGTGTCTGGGTCCCGGTCGGCCTCCGGGGGCTGTACGCGGTCTTCGCGGCCGGGTTCGCGCCGGTCGCGCTCACCATCGCCAGCGAGCGCGGCGGCGCGGACGGACGTGGCCGGTCGCTCGGAACGTTCAACTCGGCGCGGTCGGGGGGGTTCGCCGGCGGCCAGTTCGTCGCCGGGCTCCTGCTGGGCGCCGTCGCACGCCCCGAACTCTACCTCGTCGTCGCCGGCCTCTCGGCACTGTCGACGGTCGCCGCGGCGTTCCTCGTCGACCCGACCGACGCAGGTACGGAGACCGACGTGGACTCGGGCGACGACGCGCCCCAACAGACCCGCACCGAACTCCTCCGAGAGGTCCGGCACCGCCTGTTCCCCGCGGCGGGCGAGCGCGGCCACTTCCGCGTGAAGGGCCTGCGCTGGCTGTACGTCGCTCTCGCCGTGCGCAACGTGACCGTCCTGGGCGTGATGGCACTGATGGCCCCGTACCTCGTCGACGTGGTCGGCGTCGCCGAGCCCGTGATGGGCGCCCTGCTCGCGGTCAACCACGGGACCCAGGTCGGGGCCATGTACCTGCTGGGCGTCGCGGCGGACCGCATCGGCCGCAAACCACTCATCGTGGCCGGGATGGCCGGAAGCGGTGGATTCGCGGTTCTGGCGGCGACCGCGACCGTTCCCACCACCGGCGCTGGCCTCCTCGGCGTCGCCGGCCCGACGTGGCTCGGGACCGGGCTGGCCCGGGTGGCGGTCGCGGGCGGCGCGCTGTTCGTCCTCGGCGTCTCCTTCTCGGCGATGACCACCGGCGCCGTCGCCTTCATCGGCGATGTGGCTCCGGCGGGCCGGGAGTCCGAGCTGATGGGCCTGCGCTCGACCGCGAAGGGGCTGGGCGGCGTCGTCGGCCCGACGCTGGTGGGTGGCATGGCGACACTCGCGGGCTACCCGGCCGCGTTCGCGGTCGCCAGCACGCTCGCGTTCGCGGCCGCCGGGCTGGCGGGGCTCGCGCTGGTCGAGAGTCGGCCCACAGGCGGCCGGACGGTTCCCGCCGATGACTGA
- a CDS encoding universal stress protein: MTRYLVATATSATTEAASDYLIPKLDDEDEVYVLTVEEAGVEMDRDALSTAQVKLTEETTVRTVRREGDPAAEIVAFVREKDIDEVILGPRREGGEGFSTIGTTTRTVLNKVEGPVFVVPK; this comes from the coding sequence ATGACACGGTATCTCGTGGCCACGGCCACCTCGGCGACGACCGAGGCCGCGAGTGACTACCTCATCCCGAAACTCGACGACGAGGACGAGGTGTACGTCCTGACCGTCGAGGAGGCGGGCGTCGAGATGGACCGGGACGCACTCTCGACCGCACAGGTCAAACTGACGGAGGAAACGACCGTCCGTACCGTCCGCCGTGAGGGCGACCCGGCCGCAGAGATCGTCGCGTTCGTCCGCGAGAAGGACATCGACGAGGTGATTCTCGGCCCGCGCCGCGAGGGCGGCGAGGGGTTCAGTACCATCGGCACGACCACGCGGACCGTGCTCAACAAGGTCGAGGGGCCGGTGTTCGTGGTACCGAAGTAG
- a CDS encoding universal stress protein — protein sequence MHYLVATDSVHTTAVACDYLDSRLDGPGADTVTLLTVSAGDARDAGDAANVARARLAGRATLATRTRDGDPAEAMLAATDELGADVLVLGPRSGAPGSDTELGSTARTVLARASIPAVVVPLERLDPDGVE from the coding sequence ATGCACTACCTCGTCGCGACCGACTCGGTCCACACCACTGCGGTGGCCTGTGACTACCTCGACAGCCGGCTCGACGGCCCCGGCGCCGACACCGTGACGCTTCTGACGGTTTCGGCCGGCGACGCGCGCGATGCCGGTGACGCGGCGAACGTCGCCCGGGCCCGCCTCGCCGGGCGGGCGACGCTGGCGACGCGGACGCGCGATGGCGACCCCGCCGAGGCGATGCTGGCGGCCACGGACGAACTGGGTGCGGACGTCCTCGTCCTCGGCCCGCGCTCCGGTGCTCCCGGCAGCGATACCGAACTCGGGTCGACGGCCCGGACGGTGCTGGCCCGGGCCTCCATCCCGGCGGTCGTCGTCCCGCTGGAGCGACTCGACCCCGACGGAGTCGAGTAA
- a CDS encoding PQQ-binding-like beta-propeller repeat protein: MPSRRALLAALGAAGAAGAVGAARVAGVRRPVGLSDAEWHRGAYDRQRTGNGRERDAPGPGLTRRWATDVPDDAHSSSPILVDGSVHVVAAVPSTRAGDRPRPVRFLRLDAASGAVELDSLVTRHESPGTSDAVAWDSLVYADGTFYLLAFDGVHALAPDGTERWHRPLGGAPSNSNLATAHPVVVDGSVYAPTASTTWHTDASEGLYALDAATGDVRWRYEVPNDVRGWTFAPSYADGTLYCSVLDLGVVALDTADGTVQWERRVPVTGPPTVGEGRVFASVEPSDSDRSGVVGLDMGTGKPDWRTEADGTWLGRSVATAGGLVFHRERLSDIVCREAATGEERWRHGLAFSGLGTPAIADGRVYALARPEEKGPSGLLAIDAESGDRVGFARTRYETGGDTSVALGGGLAFATSSYGVVQCFESCLAGAEGHCLH; the protein is encoded by the coding sequence ATGCCCTCCAGACGAGCACTGTTGGCGGCCCTCGGCGCAGCCGGTGCAGCGGGTGCGGTCGGTGCTGCCAGGGTGGCCGGTGTCCGCCGTCCGGTCGGCCTCTCCGACGCCGAGTGGCACCGCGGTGCGTACGACCGCCAGCGGACGGGGAACGGCCGTGAGCGCGACGCCCCCGGCCCGGGGCTGACACGCCGCTGGGCCACCGACGTTCCGGACGACGCACACTCGTCCTCTCCGATACTGGTCGACGGGAGCGTCCACGTCGTCGCCGCCGTTCCCTCCACACGGGCAGGAGACCGACCCCGCCCGGTCCGGTTCCTCCGACTGGACGCCGCGAGCGGGGCCGTCGAGCTGGACAGCCTGGTAACCCGCCACGAGAGCCCCGGGACGAGCGACGCGGTCGCCTGGGACTCGCTGGTGTACGCCGACGGGACGTTCTACCTGCTGGCGTTCGACGGCGTCCACGCGCTCGCGCCCGACGGGACCGAGCGCTGGCACCGCCCGCTCGGCGGCGCCCCGAGCAACAGCAACCTCGCCACCGCGCATCCCGTCGTCGTCGACGGCTCGGTGTACGCACCGACCGCGAGCACGACCTGGCACACCGACGCCAGCGAGGGACTCTACGCCCTGGACGCGGCCACCGGCGACGTCCGGTGGCGCTACGAGGTGCCGAACGACGTACGGGGCTGGACCTTCGCGCCGTCGTACGCGGACGGGACCCTCTACTGCTCCGTGCTGGACCTCGGCGTCGTCGCGCTGGACACCGCGGACGGAACGGTACAGTGGGAGCGTCGCGTGCCCGTCACCGGCCCGCCGACCGTGGGCGAGGGCCGGGTCTTCGCCTCCGTCGAACCGTCGGACAGCGACCGGTCCGGGGTCGTGGGCCTCGATATGGGGACCGGGAAGCCGGACTGGCGCACGGAGGCCGACGGGACCTGGCTCGGGCGGTCGGTCGCCACTGCGGGTGGCCTCGTCTTCCACCGCGAGCGCCTCTCGGACATCGTCTGCCGGGAGGCGGCCACCGGCGAGGAGCGATGGCGGCACGGACTGGCCTTCAGCGGGCTGGGGACACCAGCCATCGCCGACGGCCGGGTGTACGCCCTGGCTCGCCCGGAAGAGAAGGGACCCAGCGGCCTCCTCGCCATCGATGCGGAGAGCGGCGACCGCGTGGGGTTCGCGCGGACCCGGTACGAGACGGGCGGGGACACCAGCGTCGCGCTCGGCGGCGGACTGGCGTTCGCCACGTCGTCGTACGGCGTGGTGCAGTGCTTCGAGTCCTGCCTCGCCGGTGCCGAGGGGCACTGTCTGCACTGA
- a CDS encoding MBL fold metallo-hydrolase — MTDATPPTDADARTDTQSTSTAPPVHRIETTVDWPPGHAACYLVDAEEPVLVDAGAPEDRGAEELREGLDAHGFEPADIAHVLVTHPHTDHDGQVSNLLDAGDPTVYAPAAAVERLERDPDDLHEVVTENARVVGVPEGLREYVVSQAVESLKRNARYCPPEAVDVRLAAGDAFDAGGVTFESIHCPGHQADQFAFAATLGPDADGADADAGERVLFSADAVIEPFRAAALHAGLDGGTFDSISASYRCYGSLQSYSFDRVYPGHGPVFTDYSGAVERSLESLDDLLDDVESTLAEVGPAPAFEVANTRADIAEEPYVLFETIGACAELVERGRATDRMDDGVRVFSA, encoded by the coding sequence ATGACTGACGCTACCCCACCGACAGACGCCGACGCACGCACCGACACGCAGAGCACCTCGACGGCGCCCCCCGTTCACCGCATCGAGACGACCGTCGACTGGCCGCCGGGCCACGCCGCCTGCTACCTCGTCGACGCCGAGGAGCCGGTTCTCGTGGACGCCGGTGCCCCCGAGGACCGCGGCGCCGAGGAGCTCCGCGAGGGGCTCGACGCGCACGGCTTCGAGCCCGCGGACATCGCGCACGTCCTCGTCACCCATCCACATACGGACCACGATGGGCAGGTGTCGAACCTCCTCGACGCGGGCGACCCGACGGTGTACGCGCCTGCTGCGGCCGTCGAGCGCCTGGAACGCGACCCGGACGACCTCCACGAGGTCGTCACGGAGAACGCCCGCGTGGTCGGTGTTCCCGAGGGGCTCCGCGAGTACGTCGTCTCGCAGGCCGTCGAGTCGCTCAAGCGCAACGCCCGCTACTGCCCGCCCGAGGCCGTCGATGTGCGCCTCGCGGCGGGTGACGCGTTCGATGCCGGCGGCGTCACCTTCGAGAGCATCCACTGTCCCGGTCACCAGGCCGACCAGTTCGCCTTCGCCGCCACACTCGGGCCGGACGCCGACGGCGCCGATGCCGACGCGGGCGAGCGCGTCCTCTTCTCGGCCGACGCGGTCATCGAGCCGTTCCGTGCGGCCGCCCTCCACGCCGGGCTCGATGGCGGTACCTTCGACTCCATCAGCGCCTCCTACCGGTGTTACGGCTCGCTCCAGTCGTACTCGTTCGACCGCGTCTACCCGGGGCACGGTCCCGTCTTCACGGACTACTCGGGCGCCGTCGAGCGCTCCCTCGAGAGCCTCGACGACCTGCTCGACGATGTCGAGTCGACGCTCGCGGAGGTCGGCCCGGCGCCGGCCTTCGAGGTGGCGAACACCCGCGCCGACATCGCGGAGGAGCCCTACGTCCTGTTCGAGACCATCGGCGCGTGCGCGGAACTGGTCGAGCGGGGCCGCGCGACCGACCGGATGGACGATGGCGTGCGCGTGTTCTCGGCCTGA
- a CDS encoding VOC family protein, with amino-acid sequence MAILHTCLNVADAERSVEWYEQNLSFEHSWGFESGDTTNLYVADENGTELQLSETEGQEPGEAGDLWDHLAVGVEDVDAAFEAIDHHGVVKEPGDQPAAGARTAFVKDPDGHVVELIEPLED; translated from the coding sequence ATGGCGATACTCCACACCTGTCTGAACGTGGCCGACGCCGAGCGGTCGGTCGAGTGGTACGAGCAGAACCTCTCTTTCGAGCACAGCTGGGGTTTCGAGAGCGGCGACACCACCAACCTGTACGTCGCCGACGAGAACGGCACCGAACTCCAGCTCTCGGAGACCGAGGGCCAGGAGCCCGGCGAGGCCGGTGACCTCTGGGACCACCTCGCCGTCGGCGTCGAGGACGTGGACGCGGCGTTCGAGGCCATCGACCACCACGGCGTCGTGAAGGAACCGGGCGACCAGCCCGCCGCCGGCGCCCGGACGGCGTTCGTGAAGGACCCGGACGGGCACGTCGTGGAACTCATCGAGCCGCTGGAGGACTGA
- a CDS encoding 6-hydroxymethylpterin diphosphokinase MptE-like protein, which yields MHFEQWNPVYERLLADLGYDRGGDERARDRLAALATPFDIGPLREQVSGATVAVAGGAERLVDELDVARDAEVVFAASVAADTCREYGVTVDCMVTDLDKNPDTVRRLTYEGVPVAAHAHGDNLGLVESVVPDCAPDALLPTTQAAPVGPVRNFGGFTDGDRAAFLADHLGADSLRFPGWDLRDPTVGAEKHAKLDWAARLLRWLERRRDETFAPLDGRRPALDADPLTPPYAD from the coding sequence ATGCACTTCGAACAGTGGAACCCCGTCTACGAACGACTCCTCGCCGACCTCGGCTACGACCGGGGCGGCGACGAGCGAGCCCGCGACCGACTGGCCGCGCTGGCGACCCCCTTCGATATCGGTCCCCTCCGCGAGCAGGTGTCGGGGGCGACCGTCGCCGTGGCCGGCGGCGCCGAGCGACTGGTCGACGAACTCGATGTCGCCCGGGACGCCGAGGTGGTGTTCGCGGCCTCCGTCGCGGCCGACACCTGCCGTGAGTACGGTGTCACCGTCGACTGCATGGTGACCGACCTCGACAAGAACCCCGACACGGTCCGACGGTTGACCTACGAGGGCGTCCCGGTGGCCGCGCACGCCCACGGTGACAACCTCGGCCTCGTCGAGTCGGTCGTGCCGGACTGTGCCCCCGACGCGCTCCTCCCCACGACGCAGGCCGCGCCCGTGGGGCCGGTCCGGAACTTCGGCGGGTTCACGGACGGCGACCGGGCGGCCTTCCTCGCCGACCACCTCGGCGCCGACAGCCTGCGGTTCCCGGGCTGGGACCTCCGGGACCCGACGGTCGGCGCGGAGAAGCACGCGAAACTCGACTGGGCCGCGCGCCTCCTCCGCTGGCTGGAGCGCCGTCGCGACGAGACGTTCGCGCCGCTGGACGGGCGCCGTCCGGCGCTCGATGCCGACCCACTCACGCCGCCGTATGCCGACTGA
- the folP gene encoding dihydropteroate synthase: MRTVDAAGLAIGDDQPTRIMGVLNVSKESPYKPSVFDDPGAAAEYVDEALIGEGADIVDVGLESANKRLEVLSAEEELDRLDTAVDTIQSVSGDAVFSIETRYHEVAEAALDRGFDMVNDICGFADPEMPRVCEEYDVAVGKMASPPDLERPGAVEEVDDIYEALSMNGFTDKTIVDPAFGGWSESKTLENDRETFRRLREFRGYGRPILVSINRKNFLRDLAGRDTEAALPVSLAATAMAIERGAHVVRTHDVAETRDAALVGDAFTPDRLRDASAGVEELDARTPAEVQRHLNRLGAPADIDHAARAATRVFELSGLSERDRATLTAPPVGAGFAPGSETGTGVLYGTPAALRSVVREVDGSDRLRAALERIEDAL, encoded by the coding sequence ATGCGAACCGTCGACGCGGCCGGCCTGGCCATCGGCGACGACCAGCCCACCCGCATCATGGGTGTGCTGAACGTCTCGAAGGAGTCCCCGTACAAGCCCAGCGTGTTCGACGACCCCGGCGCAGCGGCAGAGTACGTGGACGAGGCGCTCATCGGTGAGGGCGCCGACATCGTCGACGTGGGCCTGGAATCCGCGAACAAGCGCCTCGAGGTCCTGTCGGCCGAGGAGGAGCTCGACCGCCTCGATACGGCCGTCGACACCATCCAGTCCGTCTCCGGCGACGCCGTCTTCTCCATCGAGACACGCTACCACGAGGTCGCCGAAGCCGCTCTCGACCGCGGGTTCGACATGGTCAACGACATCTGTGGTTTCGCCGACCCCGAGATGCCGCGTGTCTGCGAGGAGTACGACGTGGCCGTCGGCAAGATGGCCTCGCCGCCGGACCTCGAACGCCCCGGTGCTGTGGAGGAAGTCGATGACATCTACGAGGCCCTGTCGATGAACGGGTTCACGGACAAGACCATCGTCGACCCGGCCTTCGGCGGCTGGTCCGAGTCCAAGACCCTCGAGAACGACCGCGAGACGTTCCGGCGGCTCCGGGAGTTCCGGGGGTACGGCCGCCCCATCCTCGTCTCCATCAACCGGAAGAACTTTCTCCGCGACCTGGCCGGCCGCGACACCGAGGCGGCCCTGCCGGTGTCACTGGCCGCGACCGCGATGGCCATCGAACGCGGGGCCCACGTCGTCCGCACACACGACGTGGCCGAGACCCGCGACGCCGCGCTCGTCGGCGACGCGTTCACGCCGGACCGCCTGCGGGACGCGTCCGCTGGCGTCGAGGAACTGGACGCACGGACGCCGGCGGAGGTGCAGCGACACCTGAACCGGCTCGGTGCGCCAGCGGACATCGACCACGCCGCCCGTGCTGCGACCCGCGTGTTCGAACTGTCGGGGTTGAGCGAGCGGGACCGCGCGACGCTGACGGCCCCACCCGTGGGAGCCGGCTTCGCGCCCGGGAGCGAGACGGGGACCGGCGTCCTCTACGGGACGCCCGCGGCACTCCGGTCGGTCGTCCGCGAGGTGGACGGCTCCGACCGACTACGGGCGGCGCTGGAGCGTATCGAGGATGCGCTATGA
- the asd gene encoding aspartate-semialdehyde dehydrogenase: MTTKVGILGATGAVGQRLIQLLEPHPDFEIAALTASADSAGETYRDAAKWRVNSPIPASVADLTVSATDPSEVPDDVSLIFSSLPSSVGEQVEPEFCEAGYVVSSNSSNARMADDVPLVIPEVNGDHVGLLEVQRDERGWDGALLKNPNCSTITMVPTLAALDQFGLESVRVSTLQAVSGAGYSGVTSMEIIDNAIPHIGGEEQKMETETTKLLGTFDGSEVHLHDVDVAASCNRIATLDGHLENVWADTAEDLTPDQAADAMAELPGADLPSSPERMIKVFEEPDRPQPRLDRMLDDGMAVSAGGIRSTTTGIQFNCLAHNTMRGAAGASVLNGELLLAEGYL; this comes from the coding sequence ATGACGACGAAGGTTGGCATCCTCGGTGCGACGGGCGCCGTGGGCCAGCGCCTCATCCAGCTGCTCGAACCGCACCCTGACTTCGAGATCGCCGCGCTCACCGCGTCGGCCGACTCCGCCGGCGAGACGTACCGCGACGCCGCGAAGTGGCGCGTCAACTCGCCCATTCCGGCATCCGTCGCAGACCTGACCGTCTCCGCCACCGACCCGAGCGAGGTCCCCGACGACGTGAGCCTCATCTTCTCCTCGCTCCCGTCCAGTGTCGGCGAACAGGTCGAACCCGAGTTCTGCGAGGCCGGCTACGTGGTCTCCTCGAACTCCTCGAACGCGCGGATGGCCGACGACGTGCCCCTCGTCATCCCCGAGGTCAACGGCGACCACGTCGGCCTCCTCGAGGTCCAGCGAGACGAGCGCGGCTGGGACGGCGCGCTCCTGAAGAACCCCAACTGCTCGACCATCACGATGGTCCCGACGCTGGCCGCGCTCGACCAGTTCGGCCTCGAATCGGTGCGCGTCTCGACGCTGCAGGCCGTCTCCGGCGCCGGCTACTCCGGCGTCACCTCGATGGAGATCATCGACAACGCCATCCCGCACATCGGCGGCGAGGAGCAGAAGATGGAGACCGAGACGACGAAGCTGCTGGGCACGTTCGATGGCAGCGAGGTCCACCTCCACGACGTGGACGTGGCGGCCTCCTGCAACCGCATCGCGACCCTCGACGGCCACCTCGAGAACGTCTGGGCCGACACCGCCGAGGACCTGACCCCCGACCAGGCCGCCGACGCGATGGCCGAACTGCCGGGTGCTGACCTCCCCTCCTCGCCCGAGCGGATGATAAAGGTGTTCGAGGAGCCCGACCGCCCCCAGCCCCGCCTCGACCGGATGCTCGACGACGGGATGGCCGTCTCCGCGGGCGGCATCCGCAGCACGACGACCGGCATCCAGTTCAACTGTCTCGCGCACAACACGATGCGTGGCGCCGCCGGCGCGAGCGTGCTGAACGGCGAGCTGCTGCTGGCGGAAGGCTACCTGTAG
- a CDS encoding enoyl-CoA hydratase/isomerase family protein, whose translation MTSEHVDVTHAADGAVGRITFDRPERNNSMDQQAADELQRAAIDLVEDDAVRCIVLTGTGGAFNTGADLTALSGDGSDGATVRRIAGALHGMVSQLARAPKPVVCGVNGVAAGGGVGPAICGDVVLAAESARFEFAYPRIGLSADGGSSYFLPRLVGLREAQRIAFRDEPVGAGEAADIGLATEAVPDDEFEERLAAEAARLAEGPTLAHAATKGLLRSSLDRSLDEQLATEAETIAGLTATEDFSRGLDAFLGEGGADFQGE comes from the coding sequence ATGACGTCCGAACACGTCGACGTGACCCACGCCGCCGACGGTGCTGTCGGCCGCATCACCTTCGACCGACCGGAGCGGAACAACTCGATGGACCAGCAGGCGGCCGACGAACTCCAGCGGGCCGCCATCGACCTCGTCGAGGACGATGCGGTCCGGTGTATCGTTCTGACGGGGACGGGCGGCGCGTTCAACACGGGGGCCGACCTCACCGCGCTCTCCGGCGACGGGAGCGACGGGGCCACGGTCCGGCGCATCGCTGGCGCGCTGCACGGGATGGTGAGCCAGCTCGCTCGCGCCCCCAAGCCCGTTGTCTGTGGCGTCAACGGCGTCGCGGCTGGCGGCGGTGTCGGCCCGGCCATCTGCGGGGACGTGGTGCTTGCCGCCGAGTCGGCCCGATTCGAGTTCGCCTACCCCCGAATCGGGCTCTCGGCCGACGGCGGCTCGTCGTACTTCCTGCCACGCCTGGTCGGGCTCCGCGAGGCACAGCGCATCGCCTTCCGCGACGAACCGGTCGGCGCCGGGGAGGCCGCCGACATCGGTCTCGCAACCGAGGCGGTCCCCGACGACGAGTTCGAGGAGCGGCTCGCAGCGGAGGCCGCACGGCTCGCCGAGGGTCCGACGCTGGCCCACGCCGCGACGAAGGGCCTCCTGCGCTCGTCGCTGGACCGCTCGCTGGACGAGCAGCTCGCGACGGAGGCCGAGACCATCGCCGGACTCACCGCCACCGAGGATTTCTCGCGGGGACTGGACGCCTTCCTCGGCGAGGGCGGGGCCGACTTCCAGGGCGAGTAG